The Pseudarthrobacter sulfonivorans genome includes a window with the following:
- a CDS encoding PstA family ABC transporter permease: protein MTTTDDGPATFEVTDLPADPGPRRPATELPQLSNTPGAPDEVRVRLGVGRNHVLSLAGAAAGGLAMGLLLTVALGLIPLGWLFIVSYLWFLLLYTALIHLRQPAPAVRNGLVTVLLSSAGAAVAGTLGLVVMFTFARGQEALFHLNFFTTDMTGAGPLSGLDQGGVLHALVGTLEQIGIALAITIPLGMTTAVFLNEVGGRLARIVRTVVEAMTALPSVVAGLFIYAAVVMAITHQTNGFAASLAITVLMLPIMIRSADVVLRLVPGNLREAGLALGAGQWRVVWHIVLPTVRSGLTTGVILATAHGIGETAPVLLTSGFTGVMNANPFSGPQTPLPLAALDYVRSPVPEMVARGFATAAFLLFVVLVLFIIARIIGGQDAGKQTQAQARRAAARSRRDLPRIERNHAQLLASLGAAPTDNMQEKP, encoded by the coding sequence ATGACTACCACCGACGACGGACCCGCCACCTTCGAAGTGACCGATCTGCCTGCCGATCCCGGGCCACGCCGCCCCGCCACTGAGCTGCCGCAGCTGTCCAACACCCCGGGCGCCCCGGACGAAGTCCGGGTACGGCTTGGCGTTGGGCGCAACCACGTCCTGTCTCTGGCCGGCGCGGCCGCCGGCGGGCTGGCCATGGGACTCCTGCTGACCGTGGCCCTGGGACTGATCCCCCTGGGCTGGCTGTTCATCGTTTCCTACCTATGGTTCCTGCTGCTGTATACCGCCCTGATACACCTGCGGCAGCCGGCTCCGGCAGTCCGCAACGGACTGGTGACGGTCCTGCTCAGCTCGGCGGGCGCCGCCGTCGCCGGCACCCTTGGCCTGGTGGTCATGTTCACGTTCGCCCGCGGCCAGGAAGCGCTGTTCCACCTCAACTTCTTCACCACTGACATGACCGGCGCCGGGCCCCTGTCCGGCCTGGACCAGGGCGGCGTGCTGCATGCCCTGGTGGGAACGCTGGAACAGATCGGCATCGCCCTGGCCATCACCATTCCGCTGGGAATGACGACGGCGGTATTCCTCAACGAGGTGGGCGGGCGCCTGGCCCGCATCGTGCGCACAGTCGTGGAAGCAATGACGGCGTTGCCGTCCGTTGTGGCGGGCCTGTTCATCTACGCGGCGGTGGTTATGGCCATCACGCATCAGACCAATGGTTTTGCCGCTTCGCTGGCCATCACCGTCCTGATGCTGCCGATCATGATCCGCTCGGCCGACGTCGTCCTCCGGCTGGTGCCCGGAAACCTGCGCGAGGCAGGCCTGGCCCTGGGCGCCGGCCAATGGCGCGTGGTGTGGCACATTGTGCTGCCCACAGTCCGCTCCGGCCTGACCACCGGCGTCATCCTGGCCACCGCCCACGGCATCGGGGAGACCGCGCCGGTCCTGCTGACGTCCGGCTTTACCGGTGTGATGAATGCCAATCCGTTCTCCGGCCCACAGACACCGCTTCCCCTGGCTGCCCTGGACTACGTCCGCTCCCCGGTGCCGGAGATGGTGGCTCGCGGCTTCGCCACCGCGGCGTTCCTGCTGTTCGTGGTCCTGGTGTTGTTCATCATCGCCCGCATCATCGGCGGCCAGGACGCCGGCAAGCAGACACAGGCCCAGGCACGGCGCGCGGCCGCCAGGTCCCGGCGCGACCTGCCCCGCATTGAACGCAACCACGCCCAGCTGCTGGCGAGCCTGGGCGCAGCACCTACCGACAACATGCAGGAGAAACCATGA
- a CDS encoding substrate-binding domain-containing protein, whose translation MIRPLSKRRTVPAVLGILLSLGMVLAGLAPAQAANYLRIGGSGSSWAGNALQDWIARVGAQGVTVDYENKGSSTGRKEFADQMKQFAVSEIPYTGDTADPRDNSMPGFAYGMLPVVAGGTAFMYNLKAGSSRMTSLKLSQPAIAKVFTGQVTRWNDPIITADNPGVALPDATINVVVRSDGSGATAQFTLWLLRQYPADYAKLCAVTGCDPQHATSFYPTQGLKNFVAQNGSQGVTTYSANNQFTINYDEYSYAQGIGFPVAQVKNAAGFYTLPTEHAVAVALTQASINQDKGSANYLSQDLSKVYGYKDPRTYPMSAYSYMIVPTQATNALNPAQGATLGFFANYALCEGQRPMGQLGYSPLPMNLVLAGMEQIRKIPGVDQDTIRKMDQTRDSVSGGSAPACNNPTFKPGDSPSANQLVRSAPFDKACDAACQVPWRGADAAVNQGPAGATAAAGAEVPAGTAEVTDLADAGAAAVDPASEAAACDPDSGTCTAVAAGAASGVAGQLTPVTTTLASSRGWGQPQNLLLIIGGLVGLLVLVPPLTAGALARRARSKRGTKA comes from the coding sequence ATGATCCGCCCCCTTTCCAAGCGACGGACCGTTCCGGCGGTCCTGGGAATCCTGCTGTCACTCGGTATGGTGCTGGCTGGCCTGGCGCCTGCCCAGGCGGCCAACTACCTGCGCATTGGCGGCTCCGGATCCTCCTGGGCGGGCAACGCGCTGCAGGACTGGATTGCACGGGTCGGCGCCCAGGGCGTGACCGTGGACTACGAGAACAAGGGTTCCTCCACGGGGCGCAAGGAATTCGCCGACCAGATGAAGCAGTTCGCCGTCTCGGAAATCCCCTACACCGGGGACACCGCCGACCCGCGCGACAACAGCATGCCCGGCTTCGCCTACGGCATGCTGCCCGTGGTTGCCGGCGGTACCGCTTTTATGTACAACCTGAAGGCCGGCAGCTCACGGATGACCAGCCTCAAACTCTCGCAGCCGGCCATCGCCAAGGTCTTCACGGGCCAGGTCACCCGCTGGAACGATCCGATCATCACCGCCGACAACCCCGGCGTTGCCCTGCCTGACGCCACCATCAACGTGGTGGTCCGCTCTGACGGCTCCGGCGCCACAGCCCAGTTCACGCTCTGGCTGTTGCGCCAGTATCCTGCCGACTACGCCAAGCTGTGCGCCGTCACCGGCTGCGATCCGCAGCACGCCACGTCCTTTTACCCCACCCAGGGGCTCAAGAACTTCGTGGCACAAAACGGGTCCCAGGGCGTCACCACGTACTCGGCGAACAACCAGTTCACCATCAACTACGACGAGTACTCCTACGCCCAGGGCATCGGCTTTCCGGTGGCACAGGTCAAGAACGCTGCCGGCTTTTACACGCTGCCCACTGAGCACGCAGTGGCCGTGGCCCTGACCCAGGCGAGCATCAACCAGGACAAGGGATCAGCGAACTACCTTTCCCAGGACCTCTCCAAGGTGTACGGCTACAAGGACCCCCGCACGTATCCCATGTCGGCGTACTCGTACATGATCGTCCCGACCCAGGCCACCAATGCCCTGAACCCGGCGCAGGGAGCCACCCTGGGCTTCTTTGCGAACTACGCCTTGTGCGAGGGCCAGCGTCCCATGGGCCAACTCGGATACTCGCCGCTGCCCATGAACCTGGTCCTGGCCGGGATGGAGCAGATCCGCAAGATTCCGGGCGTGGACCAGGACACCATCCGCAAGATGGATCAGACCCGCGACAGTGTGTCCGGCGGTTCGGCGCCCGCCTGCAACAACCCCACGTTCAAGCCGGGCGACTCACCCTCGGCGAACCAACTCGTGCGGAGCGCACCGTTCGACAAGGCCTGCGACGCTGCCTGCCAGGTGCCCTGGCGCGGTGCCGACGCGGCCGTCAACCAGGGCCCGGCAGGGGCCACGGCGGCAGCAGGAGCCGAAGTTCCGGCCGGCACCGCCGAAGTGACGGACCTGGCCGACGCCGGAGCGGCTGCCGTCGATCCGGCCAGCGAAGCGGCAGCATGTGACCCCGACAGCGGCACGTGCACAGCCGTAGCCGCCGGGGCCGCCAGCGGCGTCGCCGGGCAACTGACTCCCGTCACCACCACGCTGGCCTCCAGCCGCGGCTGGGGACAACCGCAGAACCTCCTGCTGATCATCGGCGGCCTCGTGGGCCTTCTGGTCCTCGTCCCGCCACTGACCGCCGGCGCCCTGGCCAGGCGTGCGCGGAGTAAGCGCGGCACCAAAGCATGA
- the pstC gene encoding phosphate ABC transporter permease subunit PstC — protein sequence MSTVLPRSRADEAQDTPRTLHQQLEQQDYLFRTVTRIGGGIVLAIMVLVGLFLAGNGVGAISEVGLGKFLTTQNWAPETNDFGIAAVLWGTVQIATVALAVAMPLALGTALFITEVATGWMQKALTSLIDLLAAVPSVVFGLWGAYMLQPNVVDFSKWLSTWFGWIPFLQVDGVDPGSPLRDTVPFTASAFIAGLVVAMMIVPIQTSIMTESFRRAPTGEREGAYALGATRLGMIRTVVLPFGRGGIIGGTMLGLGRALGETIAIYLIISPVYAINFHVLEKGANSIAAMIALKYSESNESAMSALMAAGLTLFVITMLVNITASAIMARSRSGAESEG from the coding sequence ATGAGCACGGTACTGCCCCGTTCCCGCGCCGATGAAGCGCAGGATACTCCCCGCACATTGCACCAGCAGTTGGAACAGCAGGACTACCTGTTCCGGACCGTCACCCGGATCGGCGGCGGAATCGTCCTGGCCATCATGGTCCTGGTGGGCCTCTTCCTGGCCGGCAACGGCGTCGGCGCCATCAGCGAGGTGGGGCTGGGAAAATTCCTGACCACCCAGAACTGGGCGCCGGAAACCAACGACTTCGGCATCGCCGCTGTTCTGTGGGGCACGGTGCAGATCGCCACGGTCGCCTTGGCCGTCGCCATGCCGCTGGCCCTGGGGACAGCGCTGTTCATCACCGAAGTCGCCACCGGCTGGATGCAGAAGGCACTCACCAGCCTGATTGACCTCCTGGCCGCCGTGCCGTCGGTGGTCTTCGGCCTATGGGGCGCCTACATGCTGCAGCCCAACGTGGTGGACTTCAGCAAGTGGCTGTCCACGTGGTTCGGCTGGATACCGTTCCTGCAGGTGGACGGCGTTGATCCGGGCAGTCCGCTGCGGGACACCGTGCCGTTCACGGCCTCCGCCTTCATCGCTGGACTGGTGGTGGCCATGATGATCGTCCCGATCCAGACCTCCATCATGACGGAGTCCTTTCGGCGCGCACCAACGGGTGAGCGTGAGGGCGCCTACGCCCTGGGAGCCACGCGGCTGGGCATGATCCGGACCGTGGTGCTGCCCTTCGGCCGCGGCGGCATCATCGGCGGCACCATGCTCGGGCTGGGACGGGCGCTCGGCGAAACCATCGCCATCTACCTGATCATCAGCCCGGTCTATGCGATCAATTTCCATGTCCTGGAAAAGGGCGCCAACTCGATCGCCGCCATGATTGCCCTGAAGTACTCCGAATCCAACGAATCTGCGATGAGCGCGCTGATGGCCGCAGGACTGACGCTGTTCGTGATCACCATGCTGGTCAACATCACGGCCTCAGCCATCATGGCGAGGTCCCGGTCCGGCGCAGAAAGCGAGGGCTGA